From Schaalia sp. ZJ405, one genomic window encodes:
- the guaB gene encoding IMP dehydrogenase → MGDTYANDPFGLTGLTYDDVLLLPELTDVVPSSVDTTSRLTQKITLRTPLLSAAMDTVTEARMAIAMARQGGIGILHRNLSIEEQAAQVRQVKRSESGMVEDPVTVGPDATIEQLDDLCGHYRVSGLPVVDANNKLLGIITNRDLRFVPESQWATLRVRDCMTPRERLVVGQVGVSREEAKALLAEHRIEKLPIVDDSDCLTGLITVKDFVKTEQYPNATKDSRGRLVVGAAVGYWGDTWERATALAEAGVDVLVVDTANGGAALALDMIRRIKADPVFDGVEIIGGNVATTEGAQALIDAGVDAVKVGVGPGSICTTRVVAGVGVPQITAIHLAAKACGPAGIPLIADGGLQYSGDIGKALVAGADTVMLGSLLAGCEESPGEVVFTNGKQYKRYRGMGSLGAMSSRGRKSYSKDRYFQADVKSDDKIVPEGIEGQVPYTGQLAAVIYQLVGGLHQTMFYLGASTISELKANGRFVRITSAGLRESHPHDVQMTSEAPNYHSSGANSK, encoded by the coding sequence ATGGGTGACACTTACGCGAACGATCCATTTGGACTGACCGGCCTGACCTACGATGACGTTCTCCTGCTCCCTGAGCTAACGGACGTTGTTCCTTCCTCCGTTGACACCACGTCTCGTCTGACGCAAAAAATTACCTTGCGCACACCGCTGCTATCTGCGGCGATGGACACGGTGACTGAGGCGCGTATGGCGATTGCGATGGCTCGCCAAGGCGGCATCGGAATCCTGCATCGCAACCTGTCGATCGAGGAACAAGCGGCTCAGGTTCGCCAAGTCAAGCGCTCCGAGTCGGGAATGGTGGAAGATCCCGTCACCGTGGGACCTGACGCAACGATTGAGCAGCTCGATGATCTCTGCGGTCACTACCGCGTCTCAGGACTTCCCGTCGTGGATGCGAACAACAAGCTCCTGGGCATCATTACGAACCGCGATCTGCGTTTCGTCCCTGAGAGTCAATGGGCAACACTGCGTGTTCGTGACTGCATGACTCCTCGGGAACGCCTTGTCGTTGGGCAAGTCGGTGTTTCCCGTGAGGAAGCGAAAGCTCTTCTCGCTGAGCATCGCATTGAAAAACTTCCGATCGTTGACGACAGTGACTGCCTGACCGGTCTGATCACCGTTAAGGACTTCGTCAAGACCGAACAGTATCCGAATGCCACGAAAGACAGCCGCGGGCGCCTCGTTGTCGGAGCGGCTGTGGGCTATTGGGGGGACACCTGGGAGCGTGCCACAGCCCTTGCCGAGGCCGGCGTCGACGTCCTCGTTGTGGATACCGCCAACGGCGGAGCTGCCCTCGCCCTTGACATGATTCGCCGCATCAAAGCCGATCCCGTATTTGACGGTGTCGAAATTATTGGTGGAAATGTGGCAACAACCGAGGGTGCCCAGGCACTCATCGATGCTGGTGTTGACGCGGTGAAAGTTGGTGTCGGACCGGGATCGATCTGCACAACGCGTGTTGTTGCCGGTGTCGGTGTCCCGCAGATTACCGCGATTCATCTCGCGGCGAAGGCGTGCGGCCCCGCGGGGATTCCCCTCATCGCAGACGGTGGCCTCCAGTATTCCGGAGACATCGGTAAGGCCCTCGTTGCCGGTGCCGACACAGTGATGCTCGGTTCGCTCCTGGCAGGCTGTGAGGAGTCTCCCGGTGAAGTTGTTTTCACGAACGGCAAACAGTACAAACGCTACCGCGGCATGGGGTCCCTAGGTGCCATGAGTTCGCGTGGACGCAAGTCCTACTCGAAGGACCGCTACTTCCAGGCTGACGTCAAGAGCGATGACAAGATCGTTCCCGAGGGGATCGAGGGACAGGTTCCTTACACCGGCCAGTTGGCTGCCGTGATCTACCAGCTTGTGGGCGGACTGCACCAGACAATGTTCTACCTGGGGGCGTCAACAATCTCAGAACTCAAGGCCAACGGTCGTTTTGTTCGCATCACCTCTGCGGGTCTGCGCGAATCACACCCGCACGATGTGCAGATGACCAGTGAAGCACCGAACTACCACTCATCTGGAGCCAATAGCAAGTAG
- a CDS encoding MerR family transcriptional regulator: MPRAQLFTDTPDTPLSVTAVSVKLGISASTLRTWERRYGLGPGERQAGSHRRYLPEDVARLARMVELIRSGVATSDAAATVIASFPKRHEHYSDVEAPASVAELIEIARDRKHDIVMESLEAAVREHGLVHTWSRLVSPALRLLRSSPEGVLPGAGEISRLKARFVDVLGEVLDHCPPPHVEPAPRVMLLTDRAHSLPMQVIGVALAWYGMDVRMVSSEDVEGFDTRARIGEHIHQRNPDVAILMGAGDACETMLMSLTNEFDLQTVLVGADSPDIVRDRVLRVRTVAACVEEVVALLAPGADTLQAGSHDHP; encoded by the coding sequence ATGCCACGAGCACAGCTCTTCACGGATACTCCTGATACCCCGCTCTCCGTAACGGCGGTTTCCGTCAAACTCGGTATCTCCGCATCAACGTTGCGCACATGGGAACGGCGATATGGCCTCGGACCCGGAGAGAGGCAAGCTGGCAGCCATCGGCGGTATCTACCCGAAGACGTTGCGCGGCTCGCCCGCATGGTCGAACTCATCCGATCAGGCGTGGCCACGTCGGATGCCGCGGCAACAGTGATTGCAAGTTTTCCGAAGAGGCATGAACATTACAGCGATGTCGAGGCTCCGGCTTCGGTTGCCGAACTCATTGAGATTGCTCGTGACCGTAAACATGACATCGTCATGGAATCCCTTGAAGCGGCAGTGCGTGAACATGGTCTCGTCCACACGTGGAGCCGCTTAGTCTCCCCGGCACTTCGCCTCTTGCGGTCATCCCCGGAAGGAGTCCTCCCCGGTGCGGGTGAGATTTCGCGTCTCAAAGCGCGATTTGTGGACGTCCTCGGGGAGGTTCTTGACCATTGTCCTCCCCCTCACGTGGAGCCAGCTCCGCGTGTCATGCTCCTGACTGACCGAGCGCATTCGCTTCCGATGCAGGTCATCGGTGTTGCGCTGGCGTGGTACGGCATGGACGTGAGAATGGTGTCGTCTGAAGATGTGGAGGGCTTCGACACTCGTGCGCGCATCGGTGAGCACATTCATCAGAGAAACCCTGATGTTGCGATCCTCATGGGTGCGGGTGATGCCTGCGAAACGATGCTCATGTCGCTGACGAATGAGTTCGATCTCCAGACTGTCCTCGTCGGCGCCGATAGCCCGGATATTGTGCGGGATCGAGTGCTTCGTGTGCGCACTGTTGCGGCCTGTGTTGAAGAGGTCGTTGCGCTCTTGGCCCCCGGTGCGGACACGCTCCAGGCAGGCAGTCACGACCACCCGTGA
- a CDS encoding WhiB family transcriptional regulator, with amino-acid sequence MTDVSRLPGPMIDAWDWQYQGACRDLDTELFFHPEGERGSTRRRRAANAKAICATCPVIEQCREYALSAQEPYGIWGGMTEEERREYVKSTARMRRAS; translated from the coding sequence ATGACCGATGTTTCGCGACTTCCAGGCCCAATGATTGATGCATGGGATTGGCAATATCAGGGCGCATGCCGTGACCTCGACACTGAACTTTTCTTTCACCCTGAAGGCGAACGCGGGTCCACACGCCGCCGCAGGGCAGCCAACGCTAAGGCAATCTGCGCGACCTGCCCAGTTATCGAGCAGTGCCGTGAATACGCACTCTCAGCCCAGGAGCCCTACGGCATCTGGGGTGGAATGACCGAAGAAGAACGCCGAGAGTACGTGAAGTCCACTGCTCGGATGCGCCGCGCTTCCTGA
- a CDS encoding DsbA family protein, with amino-acid sequence MTENHTPVPPASDAPVRQRSARTMTTLLLALIAVIAVAVVIAVSVLNSSTMTASESGDSAATNSAPSDGGSAPATNNAQSDNSSPDAVASSGTPAPTQTDPQLLEFIRSEAHRDPEDGQARGKVDAPVVMVIYSDFSCPYCILFAQKVAPGLEDLVTDGTLRVEWRDLAQVSPTSPLAAQAGIAAAKQGKFWEFHDALYGPADPNTHPEYTQDLLIDAAKTAGVPDIDAFTRTMNAQDTVSAVAASKQHAYSIGVTGTPFLIIGDSFISGYKELPDVRATVLDQAARAKNR; translated from the coding sequence ATGACAGAGAATCACACACCCGTCCCACCGGCTAGCGATGCCCCCGTACGGCAGCGATCAGCGCGAACGATGACAACACTCCTGCTTGCGCTCATTGCCGTGATTGCCGTTGCCGTCGTCATCGCCGTCTCTGTCCTCAATTCTTCAACAATGACAGCGTCCGAGTCCGGTGACAGCGCGGCCACCAATTCCGCCCCCAGTGACGGCGGATCAGCGCCAGCAACGAATAACGCACAATCCGACAACTCATCACCGGATGCGGTCGCGAGCTCGGGCACTCCCGCTCCCACGCAAACCGACCCGCAACTTCTCGAATTTATTCGCTCCGAAGCGCATCGCGACCCCGAGGACGGACAGGCACGCGGAAAGGTCGACGCACCGGTTGTCATGGTCATTTACTCGGATTTCTCCTGCCCGTACTGCATACTTTTCGCTCAGAAAGTCGCGCCAGGACTTGAAGATCTCGTCACCGATGGAACGCTCCGCGTCGAATGGCGCGATCTCGCACAGGTTTCACCGACGTCACCCTTGGCAGCTCAAGCCGGCATTGCCGCAGCCAAACAGGGGAAGTTCTGGGAATTCCACGATGCGCTCTACGGCCCGGCAGACCCAAACACTCACCCCGAATACACCCAGGATCTGCTCATTGACGCAGCAAAGACAGCCGGAGTTCCCGACATTGATGCCTTCACGCGCACAATGAATGCTCAGGACACCGTCAGCGCCGTAGCCGCATCCAAGCAGCACGCCTACTCCATTGGCGTCACCGGCACCCCGTTCCTCATCATCGGCGACAGCTTCATCTCCGGTTACAAGGAGCTACCCGATGTACGTGCAACCGTTCTCGACCAGGCCGCCCGTGCGAAAAACCGCTGA
- a CDS encoding cytochrome c biogenesis CcdA family protein, with product MIDTIAPLAAFLGGVFTLFAPCSIMLLPAFFAYAFTSKTTLLARTGIFWLGLLTVLVPMGAAAGTAGAFLRDHMTVIMRVGGVCVAVFGILQILAVEITPRRRKARGFARNDTAHPLSIYILGMTYGVAGVGCAGPILGAVLLVAGFSGDPLSAGFHMVLYATGMAAPLGLLAALWTGANLSQRAWLRPRPVTLLGRHTTLLNIVSGGIFFALGAALVFFGVSNPLGGLVGSERLAAWEQHIIAVANGIPAWVVIVGLGTLGAGGVLVFLSRRRNAQKANSEGSGTDPDNPPVTK from the coding sequence ATGATCGACACGATTGCACCTCTTGCAGCATTTCTCGGCGGAGTATTCACACTCTTCGCTCCGTGCTCCATCATGCTGCTCCCCGCATTCTTTGCCTACGCCTTCACCTCGAAGACCACACTTCTGGCACGCACCGGAATCTTCTGGCTTGGACTGCTGACCGTGCTTGTCCCAATGGGAGCAGCCGCCGGAACCGCCGGAGCATTCCTGCGTGACCACATGACAGTGATCATGCGGGTCGGCGGAGTGTGTGTCGCCGTCTTCGGCATCCTTCAGATCCTTGCTGTCGAAATCACGCCCCGCAGACGCAAGGCCCGAGGTTTCGCGCGAAACGACACCGCTCACCCGCTGTCGATCTACATCCTCGGCATGACCTACGGAGTTGCGGGGGTCGGATGCGCAGGACCGATCCTCGGTGCTGTGCTCCTCGTTGCGGGATTCTCCGGAGATCCCCTCTCCGCCGGATTCCACATGGTTCTTTATGCCACCGGCATGGCGGCACCGCTCGGCCTCCTCGCTGCGCTCTGGACAGGAGCCAACCTCTCCCAACGCGCATGGCTGCGTCCTCGTCCCGTGACGCTGCTTGGCCGTCACACAACGCTGCTCAACATTGTTTCCGGTGGCATCTTCTTTGCACTGGGCGCCGCACTTGTATTCTTCGGCGTCTCAAACCCACTCGGCGGCCTCGTCGGATCAGAACGCCTCGCCGCATGGGAGCAACACATTATCGCCGTGGCCAACGGTATTCCCGCATGGGTGGTCATTGTTGGCCTCGGGACTCTTGGCGCCGGTGGGGTACTGGTTTTTCTCTCTCGACGCCGGAATGCCCAAAAGGCAAACTCTGAAGGCTCCGGCACCGATCCAGACAACCCACCCGTTACGAAATGA
- a CDS encoding HpcH/HpaI aldolase/citrate lyase family protein, translating into MNENQIPLTWLYVPASRPDRMQKALDSPADVVIVDLEDAVAPAFKSEARRNLELLEEVEDRAVEVRINANGTPWHDADVQAVSALPRNVGVRLPKAESPQSIRYLSEQVDSLSGGPRDLTLLLESAVGVERAFELATSSPSIVAIGLGESDLRSDTGIRSEQAMNWVRSRVVIAARAAQLRPVAMSVFPNISNIDGLMSSCRCGAELGMLGRAAIHPRQLEPIRQVFTPSDDEVERAREVLERLEGANHVGEGVAVLSDGSFIDAAMIDSARRILAIIS; encoded by the coding sequence ATGAATGAGAATCAGATTCCGTTGACGTGGCTCTACGTGCCCGCGAGCCGTCCTGATCGGATGCAGAAGGCACTGGATTCTCCTGCCGATGTTGTCATCGTCGACCTCGAAGATGCGGTTGCCCCGGCATTTAAGAGTGAGGCACGCCGCAACCTTGAATTACTTGAGGAAGTGGAGGACCGAGCCGTCGAGGTGCGCATTAACGCGAACGGTACTCCGTGGCACGATGCCGACGTTCAGGCAGTGTCTGCGCTCCCGAGGAATGTGGGGGTGCGTCTTCCCAAGGCTGAATCTCCTCAGAGTATTCGGTATCTGAGCGAACAGGTGGATTCCCTATCCGGTGGCCCGCGGGATCTCACTTTGCTTCTCGAAAGCGCGGTCGGGGTTGAGCGGGCGTTCGAGCTCGCTACGTCATCACCCAGCATTGTTGCTATAGGTCTCGGGGAATCTGATCTGAGATCCGACACGGGGATTCGTTCCGAACAGGCAATGAACTGGGTGCGATCGCGAGTGGTAATCGCTGCTCGCGCGGCGCAATTGCGACCCGTGGCGATGTCAGTGTTCCCCAATATCTCTAACATCGATGGGCTTATGAGCTCATGTCGATGCGGCGCAGAGCTGGGAATGCTTGGTCGAGCTGCCATTCACCCACGTCAGCTGGAACCGATTCGTCAGGTGTTTACCCCCTCAGATGATGAGGTAGAACGAGCGCGGGAAGTACTTGAGCGTCTTGAGGGAGCGAATCACGTGGGCGAGGGCGTCGCAGTTCTTTCCGATGGCTCATTCATCGACGCTGCGATGATTGATTCGGCTCGGAGGATTCTGGCGATCATTTCGTAA
- a CDS encoding CaiB/BaiF CoA transferase family protein yields the protein MTVSRHQEEGPLHGLTVIDASTLFAGPMAAMHLGDMGARVIKVEHPRKPDPSRGHGAAKNGINLWWKTLGRNKECMTINLNSLEGREIMLRLVEKADVLIENFRPDTLERWNLAPDTLREVNPGLVVARVTGFGQIGPYRRRPGFGTLAESMSGFAAMTGEAHGSPTLPPFGLADGIASLAVAYAVMVALRHRDVTGRGGDIDMAIIEPILAMLGPQITRWDQLREVQPRTGNRSTNNAPRNIYPTADDQWVAVSTSAQSIAERVLTLVGHPEVIDEPWFATGKGRAEHADLLDQYVGQWISQRTQSDVIEAFTRAQAAIAPIYDAEDIVGDPQFNALGTIHTINDPDFGEMAMQGPLFRFSNAPATIAFTGRPHGCDTSALLDELGYSVEEEDAFRRAEIIK from the coding sequence ATGACTGTTTCACGTCATCAGGAGGAAGGCCCGCTGCACGGGCTCACAGTTATCGACGCGTCCACCCTCTTTGCTGGACCTATGGCAGCAATGCACTTAGGGGACATGGGGGCACGCGTGATTAAGGTTGAACATCCCCGCAAACCAGACCCTTCTCGCGGTCACGGAGCGGCTAAAAACGGAATCAACCTGTGGTGGAAGACCCTCGGACGCAACAAAGAATGCATGACCATTAACCTCAATTCGCTTGAAGGCCGTGAAATCATGCTTCGGTTGGTTGAAAAGGCCGATGTGCTCATTGAAAATTTTCGGCCCGATACCCTTGAACGGTGGAACCTTGCTCCTGACACTTTGCGTGAAGTCAATCCCGGTCTTGTGGTGGCACGAGTGACAGGATTCGGCCAGATTGGACCATATCGGCGTCGTCCCGGCTTCGGTACCCTCGCGGAATCAATGAGCGGATTTGCCGCGATGACAGGTGAAGCTCACGGAAGCCCAACGCTGCCCCCATTTGGACTTGCCGATGGTATTGCCTCGCTTGCCGTCGCCTACGCTGTCATGGTTGCGCTTCGTCACCGTGATGTCACCGGGCGTGGTGGTGACATCGATATGGCGATCATCGAACCGATTCTTGCCATGCTCGGCCCACAGATCACTCGATGGGATCAGCTGCGCGAAGTCCAGCCTCGCACGGGGAATCGGTCGACGAATAATGCGCCGCGGAATATTTATCCCACGGCTGATGATCAGTGGGTTGCGGTCTCAACATCAGCGCAATCAATTGCGGAGCGAGTACTGACTCTTGTTGGGCACCCAGAGGTCATTGACGAGCCGTGGTTTGCAACGGGGAAGGGACGGGCTGAACACGCGGACCTTCTTGATCAGTATGTGGGGCAGTGGATTTCGCAGCGCACACAAAGCGACGTTATTGAGGCGTTTACCCGAGCGCAAGCAGCAATCGCTCCCATCTATGATGCTGAAGATATCGTTGGGGATCCACAGTTCAATGCGCTGGGGACAATTCACACCATCAACGATCCAGACTTCGGTGAGATGGCGATGCAAGGTCCGCTCTTCCGCTTCTCGAATGCACCGGCAACGATTGCGTTCACCGGACGTCCACATGGATGCGACACGAGTGCACTGTTGGATGAACTTGGATATTCCGTCGAAGAGGAAGATGCCTTTCGTCGGGCGGAGATCATCAAATGA
- a CDS encoding formylglycine-generating enzyme family protein, translating into MADSYSFNSLIPRPIDMPTPVPLAEEADLSILDEAKILAAPDHAADRDRWRSQLRTWREEARERLGYSGEFYERPGAQWAHSAFAVSQVWIWDELLFDFEEQRFTPDRFIDDAIEKFGGLDAVVLWHAYPIIGLDERNQWDYYRDIPGFDELVDHFHSRGVKVAVDYNPWDTQTRRGGPDHEELAAVIRDFGIDSVFLDTLKTADSVLVQSLERANPGIVLEGESRVLLERVTDHSSSWAQFFADSHVPGVVKTHYFERRHMLHHIRRWHRDHSEELQSAWLNGVGMMVWEVVFGVWVGWNPRDCSTVKCMLALQRGLSDFLLDGEMTPLVTLSDEAEASQVYAFRYDLGENMLFALVNRSKEDVTLAPVEVKDGHRQIDMVTGEVASQVTVTIPARSIGAVIELPREASTERFIRLAEDVARIPYTANDRFPYRPARRVSPASPTLNAADTNTVTDEETVKIDAGTHRLTVRYRARETGIYDEAPYVDEWKPLVPRLHDPRTLERAYEADHEVYVSRREVSNREFSEFLKDSGYQPMVEHRFVPHLREASMRGDVDPDAPVTYVSLDDARAYCRWKGGRLPTEDEWQLAGENRDFARLTPAVWNWTESERSDGRTRYCILKGGCDFSLSESEWYFDGGVRDSRFSAKYLIPGLGLSRSRSIGFRVAFDGKNS; encoded by the coding sequence ATGGCTGATTCATATAGTTTTAATTCTCTGATCCCTCGGCCAATCGATATGCCGACTCCGGTTCCTCTTGCCGAGGAAGCAGACTTATCGATCCTTGACGAGGCAAAAATCCTTGCTGCCCCTGACCATGCAGCGGATCGTGATCGGTGGCGCTCCCAGCTGCGCACATGGCGTGAGGAAGCGCGAGAGCGACTCGGATATTCGGGGGAGTTTTACGAACGTCCCGGTGCTCAGTGGGCTCACTCGGCTTTTGCTGTTTCCCAGGTGTGGATATGGGATGAACTTCTGTTCGACTTTGAGGAGCAGCGCTTCACTCCTGATCGTTTCATCGATGATGCGATTGAAAAATTTGGAGGGCTCGACGCTGTAGTTCTGTGGCATGCCTATCCGATTATCGGACTGGATGAGAGAAATCAGTGGGACTACTACCGGGATATCCCTGGATTTGACGAACTTGTCGATCACTTTCATTCCCGAGGTGTGAAAGTTGCCGTTGACTATAATCCGTGGGACACACAGACCCGACGCGGCGGACCAGACCACGAAGAACTCGCGGCAGTCATCCGGGACTTCGGAATCGATTCGGTGTTTCTCGATACTCTCAAAACCGCTGATTCTGTACTTGTTCAATCATTGGAACGCGCGAACCCGGGGATTGTCCTCGAAGGAGAATCCCGTGTCCTTCTTGAGCGAGTGACAGACCACTCGTCCTCATGGGCTCAGTTCTTTGCTGATTCCCACGTACCCGGAGTGGTCAAAACACACTACTTTGAGCGTCGCCACATGCTTCACCATATCCGGCGCTGGCACCGCGATCACAGTGAAGAACTCCAATCGGCATGGCTCAATGGCGTGGGCATGATGGTGTGGGAAGTGGTGTTCGGAGTGTGGGTTGGGTGGAATCCGCGAGACTGCTCCACAGTGAAATGCATGCTTGCCCTCCAGCGTGGATTGTCAGATTTTCTTCTTGACGGCGAGATGACTCCTCTGGTGACGTTAAGTGACGAGGCAGAGGCTTCTCAGGTGTATGCATTCCGATATGACCTGGGAGAAAACATGCTGTTCGCCCTCGTCAATCGGAGCAAAGAAGATGTCACCCTCGCACCGGTTGAGGTAAAGGATGGACACCGGCAGATCGATATGGTGACAGGCGAGGTGGCCTCCCAAGTCACAGTGACGATTCCCGCACGCTCCATCGGCGCTGTTATCGAACTACCGCGTGAAGCTTCCACGGAACGGTTCATACGCCTTGCCGAGGACGTTGCGCGCATTCCTTACACTGCGAACGACCGTTTCCCCTATAGGCCGGCTCGGAGAGTTAGCCCTGCATCACCCACCCTCAATGCAGCGGATACCAACACCGTGACTGATGAAGAAACGGTGAAAATCGACGCCGGGACGCACCGCTTAACGGTTCGATATCGGGCTCGAGAAACCGGAATCTACGACGAAGCACCGTATGTTGATGAATGGAAACCTCTGGTTCCGCGACTGCACGATCCGAGAACCCTCGAACGAGCGTATGAAGCGGATCACGAGGTCTATGTCTCACGCAGGGAAGTGTCGAATAGAGAATTTTCTGAGTTCCTCAAAGACAGCGGATATCAGCCGATGGTCGAACATCGTTTTGTCCCGCACCTGCGGGAAGCCTCGATGCGCGGCGACGTTGATCCTGATGCTCCAGTGACCTATGTGTCACTCGATGATGCCCGCGCATATTGTCGGTGGAAAGGAGGACGTCTTCCCACGGAAGATGAGTGGCAGCTCGCTGGGGAGAATCGAGATTTTGCTCGGCTTACTCCCGCCGTTTGGAACTGGACCGAGTCGGAACGAAGTGACGGACGTACTCGCTATTGCATTCTCAAGGGCGGTTGCGACTTCTCACTTTCCGAATCTGAGTGGTACTTCGATGGAGGAGTGCGGGATTCGAGATTTTCCGCGAAATATCTCATCCCAGGGTTGGGTCTTTCGCGTTCACGCAGCATTGGTTTCAGAGTCGCATTTGATGGAAAGAATTCATGA
- a CDS encoding ADP-ribosylglycohydrolase family protein, translated as MRITWAQPEDLVAHELVALGDEGIVPENIINAWRDAGGSLIAQVSGASPIGADCHLRELARTILHELDTLDNPARIEAVFDAPDFKDGVKLRENQWDTYMVRVRGAWYGRLVGCVSGKPVEKIPRQGIRAIAQATGNWPIHGYFTQEGLPGDIAERWPWNRRSRVNSLVENINGTPEDDDINYPLLALELLETKGPEFTSDDVAQLWLDNLPAGRVFTAERAAYRNLLDARPVPECGHRLNPFREWIGALIRADVFGWTNPGKPHRAAYLAWKDARISHSRNGIYGEMWAAALCSAAMSESTISEALDVSLTVISSTSALHEAVTFGRECAASTTDCEAGLDALHDRYGHHHWVHVLNNAATIAFALEFSGGDFWKGIHAGVAAGWDTDSVGATIGGVIGAFCGLNGIGDEYTAPLNNSIATSLPGKNGCSIDDVIARTVALARANND; from the coding sequence ATGAGAATTACCTGGGCTCAGCCGGAAGACCTCGTTGCTCACGAACTGGTGGCACTCGGTGACGAGGGGATTGTCCCGGAGAACATCATCAACGCGTGGCGCGACGCTGGAGGATCACTCATTGCACAGGTCTCTGGAGCAAGTCCGATAGGGGCAGATTGCCACTTACGCGAACTTGCTCGGACGATTTTGCATGAGCTGGATACCCTCGATAATCCGGCGCGTATCGAAGCGGTGTTCGATGCTCCCGATTTCAAGGACGGTGTGAAGTTACGAGAAAACCAGTGGGATACCTATATGGTGCGAGTCCGGGGTGCGTGGTATGGCCGACTCGTCGGATGCGTCAGCGGTAAACCTGTTGAAAAGATTCCTCGGCAGGGGATCCGAGCTATTGCTCAAGCAACGGGAAATTGGCCCATTCACGGCTACTTCACTCAAGAGGGACTCCCCGGTGATATAGCGGAGAGATGGCCGTGGAATCGTCGCTCACGAGTGAATTCGCTAGTTGAAAACATCAACGGCACCCCAGAGGATGACGACATCAACTATCCGCTGCTTGCCCTTGAACTTTTAGAGACGAAAGGGCCTGAATTTACCTCGGATGATGTTGCCCAACTGTGGCTCGATAACCTACCGGCGGGACGAGTATTCACCGCTGAACGCGCTGCGTATCGCAACCTTCTTGATGCGCGGCCCGTACCCGAATGCGGACACCGACTGAATCCCTTCCGCGAATGGATCGGGGCGCTTATTCGTGCTGATGTCTTTGGGTGGACCAATCCGGGCAAACCTCATCGGGCTGCTTACCTTGCGTGGAAAGACGCACGAATTTCGCATTCGCGCAATGGAATTTATGGCGAGATGTGGGCCGCGGCGCTCTGCTCGGCCGCGATGAGTGAGTCAACGATAAGTGAAGCACTCGACGTATCACTCACCGTTATCTCCTCAACAAGCGCGCTGCACGAGGCGGTGACTTTTGGCCGTGAATGCGCTGCATCAACTACTGATTGCGAGGCGGGGCTTGACGCACTGCATGACAGATACGGTCACCATCACTGGGTCCATGTTCTCAACAATGCGGCGACTATCGCGTTTGCACTGGAATTCTCAGGCGGGGACTTCTGGAAGGGGATCCACGCGGGTGTCGCAGCGGGATGGGATACCGATTCGGTTGGAGCCACAATCGGCGGAGTGATCGGTGCCTTCTGTGGACTCAATGGAATTGGAGACGAGTACACGGCTCCGCTGAATAATTCAATCGCAACATCGCTCCCAGGAAAAAATGGGTGCAGCATCGACGACGTTATTGCCAGAACCGTGGCATTAGCGAGGGCGAATAATGACTGA